From Oncorhynchus keta strain PuntledgeMale-10-30-2019 chromosome 25, Oket_V2, whole genome shotgun sequence, one genomic window encodes:
- the LOC118371207 gene encoding coiled-coil domain-containing protein 183-like isoform X2, which produces MSYSKRQGSMQPADTEQPTTLTLQEQRLRIQQLERQAQAEYSAAKEILENDQKAPHGGRTLSRLLSKPGLSMESIVEREKRRRCTLIEQHNGLQCSVRAKGSQLLEMEQAMKALELDSNTDGDEQHYDQRVRELENSLEKMTIKITEAERIQKTYLRVCDHLHREVREMPMALDQLQNSVVSGQTELGKVAHMSHTAVAAVDCTKVRRGTIREGLAEESAHIRAQQTAPVSTTPQSIVKLVEDIDTLREALSCTDLQELETRLVSQKAVREQLHSQMTQCEELVRQSMETFAALELQYAQLKFSAGPSSDRFERLKEEMQAELEQEEERCSHWEDKLGKAQSVLHGVEKGVNNLFFRMSCVQVKDSPRELGGLDAIEKLREIGARLPTLQTTASEKTEENTADHEKVWSFLEQSTMMEPRNYKRASSPVYDSTSEDTFQFRGQEEDCSMSRDEIKRRSIQLIEVHQPKKKAQKSNTKS; this is translated from the exons AGCGGCAGGCCCAGGCAGAGTACAGTGCTGCCAAGGAGATTTTAGAGAATGATCAGAAAGCCCCACATGGTGGAAGGACCCTGAGCAGGTTACTGTCCAAGCCAGGACTGTCAATGGAG AGCATTGTGGAGCGGGAGAAGCGTAGGCGGTGTACTCTGATAGAGCAGCACAACGGGTTGCAGTGTTCTGTGAGGGCCAAGGGGTCTCAGCTGCTGGAGATGGAGCAGGCCATGAAAGCCCTGGAGCTGGACTCCAATACGGACGGAGACGAGCAGCACTACGACCAG CGTGTGAGAGAGCTGGAGAACAGTCTAGAAAAGATGACCATCAAAATCACAGAGGCTGAGAGGATCCAAAAAACCTACCTGCGAGTCTGCGACCACCTACATCGG GAGGTGCGTGAGATGCCCATGGCTCTGGATCAGCTGCAGAACTCAGTGGTCAGCGGGCAGACAGAGCTGGGAAAGGTGGCCCACATGTCTCACACCGCAGTGGCTGCTGTGGACTGCACTAAG GTTCGAAGAGGGACTATCAGAGAGGGACTGGCTGAAGAGTCGGCTCATATCAGAG CCCAGCAGACCGCCCCGGTCTCCACTACTCCCCAGTCCATAGTCAAACTGGTGGAGGATATTGATACTCTGAGAGAAGCTCTCAGCTGCACTGATCTGCAG GAGCTGGAAACACGGCTGGTCTCTCAGAAGGCCGTCAGGGAGCAGCTGCACAGCCAAATGACCCAGTGTGAGGAGCTGGTCAGACAGAGCATGGAGACCTTTGCTGCCTTGGAGCTCCAGTACGCCCAGCTCAAGTTCAGCGCTGGGCCCAGCTCTGACAG GTTTGAGCGGCTGAAGGAGGAAATGCAGGCGGAGCTTGAGCAGGAAGAGGAGCGTTGCAGCCATTGGGAGGACAAGCTTGGAAAGGCCCAATCAGTGCTACATGGGGTGGAGAAGGGTGTCAACAACCTGTTCTTCAGGATGAGCTGCGTGCAAGTGAAG GACTCTCCCAGGGAGTTGGGGGGTCTGGATGCAATAGAGAAGCTGAGGGAAATCGGCGCCCGTCTGCCCACACTGCAGACCACAGCTTCAGAGAAGACCGAGGAAAACACAGCTGACCATGAGAAG GTGTGGAGCTTCCTGGAGCAGAGCACCATGATGGAACCCAGGAACTACAAGAGGGCCAGCAGCCCTGTGTATGACAGTACCTCAGAAG aTACATTCCAGTTCCGCGGTCAGGAGGAGGACTGCTCCATGTCCCGCGATGAGATCAAGCGTCGCAGCATCCAGCTGATCGAGGTGCACCAGCCAAAGAAGAAAGCCCAGAAGAGCAACACAAAGAGCTAG
- the LOC118371207 gene encoding coiled-coil domain-containing protein 183-like isoform X1: MSYSKRQGSMQPADTEQPTTLTLQEQRLRIQQLERQAQAEYSAAKEILENDQKAPHGGRTLSRLLSKPGLSMESIVEREKRRRCTLIEQHNGLQCSVRAKGSQLLEMEQAMKALELDSNTDGDEQHYDQRVRELENSLEKMTIKITEAERIQKTYLRVCDHLHREVREMPMALDQLQNSVVSGQTELGKVAHMSHTAVAAVDCTKLVQMERQLMVERRMMEKELSERRGVKEKEVEGRLEREREGERRSSKGAQKLKEQVRRGTIREGLAEESAHIRAQQTAPVSTTPQSIVKLVEDIDTLREALSCTDLQELETRLVSQKAVREQLHSQMTQCEELVRQSMETFAALELQYAQLKFSAGPSSDRFERLKEEMQAELEQEEERCSHWEDKLGKAQSVLHGVEKGVNNLFFRMSCVQVKDSPRELGGLDAIEKLREIGARLPTLQTTASEKTEENTADHEKVWSFLEQSTMMEPRNYKRASSPVYDSTSEDTFQFRGQEEDCSMSRDEIKRRSIQLIEVHQPKKKAQKSNTKS; the protein is encoded by the exons AGCGGCAGGCCCAGGCAGAGTACAGTGCTGCCAAGGAGATTTTAGAGAATGATCAGAAAGCCCCACATGGTGGAAGGACCCTGAGCAGGTTACTGTCCAAGCCAGGACTGTCAATGGAG AGCATTGTGGAGCGGGAGAAGCGTAGGCGGTGTACTCTGATAGAGCAGCACAACGGGTTGCAGTGTTCTGTGAGGGCCAAGGGGTCTCAGCTGCTGGAGATGGAGCAGGCCATGAAAGCCCTGGAGCTGGACTCCAATACGGACGGAGACGAGCAGCACTACGACCAG CGTGTGAGAGAGCTGGAGAACAGTCTAGAAAAGATGACCATCAAAATCACAGAGGCTGAGAGGATCCAAAAAACCTACCTGCGAGTCTGCGACCACCTACATCGG GAGGTGCGTGAGATGCCCATGGCTCTGGATCAGCTGCAGAACTCAGTGGTCAGCGGGCAGACAGAGCTGGGAAAGGTGGCCCACATGTCTCACACCGCAGTGGCTGCTGTGGACTGCACTAAG CTGGTTCAGATGGAGAGGCAGCTAATGGTGGAACGCAGGATGATGGAGAAGGAGTTGAGTGAAAGGAGGGGAGTGAAAGAGAAGGAGGTGGAGGGtcggctggagagagagagggagggagagcgacgAAGCAGCAAAGGAGCTCAGAAGCTGAAAgagcag GTTCGAAGAGGGACTATCAGAGAGGGACTGGCTGAAGAGTCGGCTCATATCAGAG CCCAGCAGACCGCCCCGGTCTCCACTACTCCCCAGTCCATAGTCAAACTGGTGGAGGATATTGATACTCTGAGAGAAGCTCTCAGCTGCACTGATCTGCAG GAGCTGGAAACACGGCTGGTCTCTCAGAAGGCCGTCAGGGAGCAGCTGCACAGCCAAATGACCCAGTGTGAGGAGCTGGTCAGACAGAGCATGGAGACCTTTGCTGCCTTGGAGCTCCAGTACGCCCAGCTCAAGTTCAGCGCTGGGCCCAGCTCTGACAG GTTTGAGCGGCTGAAGGAGGAAATGCAGGCGGAGCTTGAGCAGGAAGAGGAGCGTTGCAGCCATTGGGAGGACAAGCTTGGAAAGGCCCAATCAGTGCTACATGGGGTGGAGAAGGGTGTCAACAACCTGTTCTTCAGGATGAGCTGCGTGCAAGTGAAG GACTCTCCCAGGGAGTTGGGGGGTCTGGATGCAATAGAGAAGCTGAGGGAAATCGGCGCCCGTCTGCCCACACTGCAGACCACAGCTTCAGAGAAGACCGAGGAAAACACAGCTGACCATGAGAAG GTGTGGAGCTTCCTGGAGCAGAGCACCATGATGGAACCCAGGAACTACAAGAGGGCCAGCAGCCCTGTGTATGACAGTACCTCAGAAG aTACATTCCAGTTCCGCGGTCAGGAGGAGGACTGCTCCATGTCCCGCGATGAGATCAAGCGTCGCAGCATCCAGCTGATCGAGGTGCACCAGCCAAAGAAGAAAGCCCAGAAGAGCAACACAAAGAGCTAG
- the LOC118371207 gene encoding coiled-coil domain-containing protein 183-like isoform X3, with translation MEQAMKALELDSNTDGDEQHYDQRVRELENSLEKMTIKITEAERIQKTYLRVCDHLHREVREMPMALDQLQNSVVSGQTELGKVAHMSHTAVAAVDCTKLVQMERQLMVERRMMEKELSERRGVKEKEVEGRLEREREGERRSSKGAQKLKEQVRRGTIREGLAEESAHIRAQQTAPVSTTPQSIVKLVEDIDTLREALSCTDLQELETRLVSQKAVREQLHSQMTQCEELVRQSMETFAALELQYAQLKFSAGPSSDRFERLKEEMQAELEQEEERCSHWEDKLGKAQSVLHGVEKGVNNLFFRMSCVQVKDSPRELGGLDAIEKLREIGARLPTLQTTASEKTEENTADHEKVWSFLEQSTMMEPRNYKRASSPVYDSTSEDTFQFRGQEEDCSMSRDEIKRRSIQLIEVHQPKKKAQKSNTKS, from the exons ATGGAGCAGGCCATGAAAGCCCTGGAGCTGGACTCCAATACGGACGGAGACGAGCAGCACTACGACCAG CGTGTGAGAGAGCTGGAGAACAGTCTAGAAAAGATGACCATCAAAATCACAGAGGCTGAGAGGATCCAAAAAACCTACCTGCGAGTCTGCGACCACCTACATCGG GAGGTGCGTGAGATGCCCATGGCTCTGGATCAGCTGCAGAACTCAGTGGTCAGCGGGCAGACAGAGCTGGGAAAGGTGGCCCACATGTCTCACACCGCAGTGGCTGCTGTGGACTGCACTAAG CTGGTTCAGATGGAGAGGCAGCTAATGGTGGAACGCAGGATGATGGAGAAGGAGTTGAGTGAAAGGAGGGGAGTGAAAGAGAAGGAGGTGGAGGGtcggctggagagagagagggagggagagcgacgAAGCAGCAAAGGAGCTCAGAAGCTGAAAgagcag GTTCGAAGAGGGACTATCAGAGAGGGACTGGCTGAAGAGTCGGCTCATATCAGAG CCCAGCAGACCGCCCCGGTCTCCACTACTCCCCAGTCCATAGTCAAACTGGTGGAGGATATTGATACTCTGAGAGAAGCTCTCAGCTGCACTGATCTGCAG GAGCTGGAAACACGGCTGGTCTCTCAGAAGGCCGTCAGGGAGCAGCTGCACAGCCAAATGACCCAGTGTGAGGAGCTGGTCAGACAGAGCATGGAGACCTTTGCTGCCTTGGAGCTCCAGTACGCCCAGCTCAAGTTCAGCGCTGGGCCCAGCTCTGACAG GTTTGAGCGGCTGAAGGAGGAAATGCAGGCGGAGCTTGAGCAGGAAGAGGAGCGTTGCAGCCATTGGGAGGACAAGCTTGGAAAGGCCCAATCAGTGCTACATGGGGTGGAGAAGGGTGTCAACAACCTGTTCTTCAGGATGAGCTGCGTGCAAGTGAAG GACTCTCCCAGGGAGTTGGGGGGTCTGGATGCAATAGAGAAGCTGAGGGAAATCGGCGCCCGTCTGCCCACACTGCAGACCACAGCTTCAGAGAAGACCGAGGAAAACACAGCTGACCATGAGAAG GTGTGGAGCTTCCTGGAGCAGAGCACCATGATGGAACCCAGGAACTACAAGAGGGCCAGCAGCCCTGTGTATGACAGTACCTCAGAAG aTACATTCCAGTTCCGCGGTCAGGAGGAGGACTGCTCCATGTCCCGCGATGAGATCAAGCGTCGCAGCATCCAGCTGATCGAGGTGCACCAGCCAAAGAAGAAAGCCCAGAAGAGCAACACAAAGAGCTAG